One region of Paenibacillus polymyxa M1 genomic DNA includes:
- the mazG gene encoding nucleoside triphosphate pyrophosphohydrolase, which yields MSVTLTIVGLGSGDPDQLTIGILNKMRGASALYLRTKEHPAVRVLDEFEVAFESFDAVYETKDSFPEVYEEITSQLMEKVAKAADGSEIVYAVPGHPMVAEAAVQLLKERCPAQGIELNILGGESFLDEAFVRLGFDPIEGFQLLDAGTLDASWLQPQLHTLIGQVYDTFTASDVKLCLMERYPDDYEVYVGHALGVEGEEAVHKVPLYELDRVEGYGNLSLVYIPRSEDEALKRRSFDRLHEIVDILRSPEGCPWDREQTHQSIRKNLIEETYEVIETIDEDDPEHMKEELGDLLLQILLHAQMEEEVGTFNVYDVIQGLNDKLIFRHPHVFGDNQANDAEEALQNWEQMKAEEKRLKGTAAANPSVLDGVPRDLPALMKSYKLQKKAAKVGFNWDSIEGVFDKLDEEVAELKEAVREGHSMEAQLLELGDVLFVAVNAARFMDVDPEEALSATNRKFVSRFQYIEQKLREQGRRPEDSSVDEMETYWQEAKKLLDRD from the coding sequence ATGAGCGTAACATTAACGATCGTAGGTCTGGGCTCGGGAGATCCTGATCAGCTTACGATAGGGATATTGAACAAAATGCGGGGCGCTTCAGCGCTCTATCTGCGAACCAAGGAACATCCGGCGGTTCGAGTGCTGGATGAGTTTGAGGTGGCTTTTGAGTCGTTTGATGCGGTATATGAGACAAAGGATTCTTTTCCAGAGGTATATGAGGAAATTACCAGTCAACTGATGGAAAAGGTTGCTAAGGCGGCAGACGGGAGTGAAATCGTCTATGCAGTTCCCGGTCACCCGATGGTGGCGGAAGCAGCGGTGCAGTTGCTCAAGGAGCGTTGCCCTGCGCAAGGGATTGAACTAAACATTTTGGGTGGAGAAAGTTTTCTGGATGAGGCTTTTGTGCGTCTTGGTTTTGATCCGATTGAGGGTTTTCAGCTGTTGGATGCAGGTACACTTGATGCCAGCTGGCTCCAGCCTCAGTTGCATACGCTGATCGGACAGGTATATGACACCTTTACGGCTTCCGATGTGAAGCTATGTTTGATGGAGCGGTATCCTGACGATTATGAGGTGTATGTCGGCCACGCGCTTGGGGTAGAAGGTGAGGAAGCAGTCCACAAGGTGCCGCTGTACGAGCTGGATCGAGTAGAGGGCTATGGGAACCTATCCTTGGTATACATACCTCGTAGTGAAGATGAGGCCCTGAAACGGCGTTCTTTTGACCGTCTACATGAGATTGTCGATATTTTGCGCAGTCCGGAAGGCTGTCCATGGGATCGTGAACAGACACATCAATCGATCCGCAAAAATCTGATCGAGGAAACGTATGAGGTCATTGAAACCATAGATGAGGATGATCCTGAGCATATGAAGGAAGAGCTTGGCGATCTGTTGTTGCAAATTTTGCTGCATGCCCAAATGGAGGAGGAAGTCGGAACCTTCAATGTGTATGATGTGATCCAGGGACTGAACGATAAGCTTATTTTCCGTCATCCGCATGTATTCGGTGACAATCAAGCCAATGATGCGGAAGAGGCGCTGCAAAATTGGGAACAGATGAAGGCAGAGGAAAAACGGCTAAAAGGTACGGCGGCAGCCAATCCTTCCGTACTGGATGGGGTTCCCCGTGATCTGCCTGCTCTTATGAAATCGTATAAGCTCCAGAAGAAGGCAGCTAAAGTAGGCTTTAACTGGGATAGCATTGAAGGCGTATTTGATAAATTGGACGAAGAAGTGGCTGAGTTGAAGGAAGCGGTTCGTGAAGGGCATTCCATGGAAGCTCAGTTGCTGGAGTTGGGGGATGTTCTATTTGTTGCCGTGAATGCGGCCCGGTTCATGGATGTAGATCCGGAGGAGGCGCTGTCAGCCACTAATCGCAAATTTGTGAGCCGCTTCCAGTATATTGAGCAGAAACTACGCGAGCAGGGGCGTCGTCCTGAGGACAGCAGTGTAGATGAAATGGAGACCTACTGGCAGGAAGCGAAAAAGCTTCTTGACAGAGATTGA
- a CDS encoding HU family DNA-binding protein, with protein MNKTDLINNISSKSGLSKRDVEAVLNGVLGEITDALASGDKVQLIGFGTFETRKRSSRTGRNPQTGNTIEIPESTVPAFKAGNKLKEAVN; from the coding sequence ATGAACAAGACAGATCTGATCAACAATATTTCCAGCAAAAGCGGTTTGAGCAAACGTGACGTTGAAGCTGTATTGAATGGCGTTCTTGGTGAAATTACAGATGCACTTGCTAGTGGTGACAAAGTACAACTGATCGGCTTTGGTACTTTCGAAACGCGCAAACGTTCCAGCCGTACAGGCCGCAATCCACAAACCGGCAACACGATTGAAATTCCAGAATCGACCGTTCCTGCTTTTAAAGCTGGTAATAAGCTTAAAGAAGCCGTTAACTAA
- a CDS encoding RNA-binding S4 domain-containing protein: protein MRLDKFLKVSRLIKRRTVAKDVSEQGRVVVNGREAKPSSAVKVGDEITVQFGQKLVTVRVERLADTTRKDEAASMYTLVKEEPIARDNGLNW, encoded by the coding sequence ATGCGTCTTGATAAATTCTTGAAAGTCTCGCGGCTGATTAAGCGTCGTACAGTAGCTAAGGACGTCTCTGAACAAGGGAGAGTCGTGGTGAATGGACGCGAAGCCAAGCCGAGCAGTGCGGTCAAAGTAGGCGATGAAATTACCGTCCAATTTGGCCAGAAGCTGGTGACCGTGCGAGTGGAACGGCTCGCCGACACTACACGCAAGGACGAGGCTGCAAGTATGTACACTTTGGTAAAGGAAGAGCCTATTGCCAGGGACAACGGTTTGAACTGGTAA
- the yabP gene encoding sporulation protein YabP, producing MIEQGKSKHHDLRMQSRKQLDISGVSNVESFDSEEFLLQTELGHLTIRGQHLHIKNLSLEEGLLSIEGLITSLVYLEPGAPAKNGKSLFGKLFK from the coding sequence ATGATTGAACAAGGGAAGTCCAAGCACCATGATCTGCGCATGCAAAGCCGTAAGCAGCTCGACATTTCAGGCGTCAGCAATGTGGAGAGCTTTGACAGTGAAGAGTTTTTGCTTCAGACCGAGCTGGGCCATCTCACCATTCGCGGACAACATTTACATATCAAAAACCTCAGTCTGGAAGAGGGGCTACTGTCCATTGAAGGTCTGATTACTTCCCTCGTCTACCTGGAGCCTGGGGCCCCGGCCAAAAACGGAAAAAGCCTATTCGGCAAGCTCTTCAAATGA
- the yabQ gene encoding spore cortex biosynthesis protein YabQ → MNPYTQWLTLTWMLLSGITMGVVFDSYRVLSIRFHFARWSVHLLDVLYWVASALFIFRVLYASNRGELRFYVFLGLLLGVWLYFWAFSVTTQRFVVMLIEIVRRLTLIVNSILRILIVLPVLALYRLLRKLVGWTWALIVLLGRMLIYILMPVWKPILWSIRPLIARWKTPDPLVKLGIRLKNTAKRWFGRG, encoded by the coding sequence ATGAACCCTTACACACAATGGCTGACATTGACGTGGATGCTATTGTCGGGCATAACCATGGGAGTGGTATTTGACAGCTACCGGGTGCTGTCAATCCGCTTTCATTTTGCCCGTTGGAGTGTTCATTTGTTGGACGTGCTGTATTGGGTGGCCTCGGCTTTGTTTATTTTCCGTGTGCTGTACGCGAGTAATCGCGGTGAGCTGCGGTTTTATGTCTTTTTAGGACTACTTTTGGGGGTTTGGCTCTATTTTTGGGCCTTTAGTGTTACAACCCAACGTTTTGTGGTAATGTTAATAGAGATCGTTCGCAGACTGACGTTGATCGTGAACAGCATACTGCGCATCCTGATTGTTCTTCCGGTGTTAGCGCTGTATCGGCTGTTACGCAAGCTGGTCGGATGGACATGGGCACTTATTGTGCTCCTAGGAAGGATGCTGATATACATCCTGATGCCGGTTTGGAAGCCGATCCTTTGGTCGATCCGTCCGCTTATAGCGCGTTGGAAGACGCCAGATCCGCTCGTAAAGCTGGGTATCAGACTGAAAAATACAGCAAAAAGATGGTTTGGAAGGGGGTAG
- a CDS encoding FtsB family cell division protein, with product MRNSSVDRHSSPTSKSNAGGRRRIMIWLLSLAAFGSWAIFTFFSQGMIMADRSEQLTQKEKQKQAATQTEQQLQTEVNRLKDPEYIGEIARSKYGLYKPEETPIIGDQK from the coding sequence ATGCGTAATTCGTCTGTAGATCGCCATTCATCTCCTACGTCCAAGTCCAATGCGGGCGGGCGCAGGCGAATCATGATTTGGTTGCTATCGCTTGCCGCCTTTGGTAGTTGGGCCATATTCACCTTTTTTTCTCAAGGTATGATCATGGCCGATCGAAGTGAACAGCTCACCCAGAAGGAAAAACAGAAGCAAGCTGCTACACAAACGGAACAACAGCTTCAAACCGAAGTGAATCGTCTCAAGGACCCTGAGTACATTGGAGAGATTGCTAGAAGCAAGTACGGTCTTTACAAACCGGAAGAGACACCAATCATCGGAGATCAAAAATAG
- a CDS encoding S1 domain-containing RNA-binding protein encodes MAIEVGTKLEGKVTGITHFGAFVDLSGGVTGLVHISEIADNYVKDVNDHLKINDVVTVKVINVDKDGKIGLSIKQTIDKPASEARPPRAPRPERTGGPGGGDRFGGGGSGPSQGRGGGFNRDRGGRSFKPAPGKPSFEDKMSRFLKDSEERISSLKKNTEGKRGGRGAKRV; translated from the coding sequence ATGGCAATTGAAGTGGGCACCAAGTTAGAGGGCAAAGTGACAGGCATCACGCATTTTGGAGCATTTGTGGATTTGTCTGGAGGTGTCACGGGTCTCGTTCACATCTCGGAAATCGCCGATAATTATGTTAAGGATGTTAACGACCACCTGAAGATTAATGATGTTGTGACGGTGAAAGTCATTAATGTTGACAAAGATGGCAAAATCGGACTTTCCATTAAGCAAACGATTGATAAGCCGGCAAGTGAAGCCCGTCCCCCAAGAGCTCCAAGACCGGAGCGTACAGGAGGACCAGGCGGAGGAGACCGTTTTGGCGGCGGAGGTTCAGGTCCAAGTCAGGGACGCGGTGGTGGTTTCAACCGCGATCGTGGAGGCCGTTCTTTCAAGCCTGCACCGGGTAAACCTTCATTTGAGGATAAAATGTCACGCTTCCTGAAAGATAGTGAGGAACGCATTTCGTCGCTGAAAAAGAACACCGAAGGTAAACGCGGAGGACGCGGCGCGAAGCGTGTTTAA
- the spoIIE gene encoding stage II sporulation protein E, which yields MMEKWNVVHFPGLKSRKSKSKERTEGWPSRLKKRLNSHKVVQWVTAQRWMLLLSAMGVLLGRATILDELSPFALAYFAVITFLRRDLMLPVAVSVVLGSLLAPYPSLFMIGGELIVFYLLYRGLRTFDRLELSYAPLMVFLSVFMVNLFNAVMAPAFTWYELVIVGTDAVLSFMLTLVFTQAIPLFTYRKKASQLKNEEILCLIILLASVMTGAVGWTVHSLSVDHVLSRYLVLVFALVGGASLGASVGVITGLILSLANMSAIVQMSLLAFAGLLAGMLREGRKGAVALGMLLGSSILTIYLDGTGDVLTSTWESCAAILLFLMTPKSFFKAVSTYVPGTQDHAKSQHEYAKRVRDLTAERVTKFSRVFSQLSRSFHQISASEGAKSDGEIEHFMNAVAEGTCASCFKCEQCWDGKFMQTHQYMTEMMSAIEDNPDLEPEQMPPQWSKACAKTGAVLQVMKQQYSLYQHNMQWKRQVYDSRQLVADQLSGVSQIMEDLAREIQREGQTMHRQEEQIREALDRLGLSIQSIEIISLDAGQVEIEIVHAYTRGFDECRKIIAPLLSDILDEHIAVMRETAADRRQGLATVMFGSAKTYEIATGVASAAKGGDFFSGDSYSMMELGNGTFAVSLSDGMGNGERAQQESSAALNILEELLQSGMDEKLAIKSVNSVLMLRSPEEMYATVDMALIDQYTARTTFMKIGSTPSFIKRGEEVIPVSASNLPIGIIQDIEVDLVSLQLQPGDILIMITDGIYDSPGYAVNKEIWMKRMIQEIESEDPQQLADCLLERVIRYQQNQIYDDMTVVVSKIDHFHPEWATLHVPGMRWLERPRTVS from the coding sequence ATGATGGAGAAATGGAACGTGGTACATTTTCCGGGGTTAAAATCTAGAAAGTCCAAATCCAAAGAGCGTACGGAAGGTTGGCCTTCCAGACTCAAGAAACGGCTCAATTCACATAAAGTAGTGCAATGGGTAACCGCGCAAAGATGGATGCTGCTATTGTCAGCTATGGGAGTTTTATTGGGACGCGCCACTATTTTGGACGAGCTTTCTCCTTTTGCCCTCGCTTATTTTGCGGTCATTACGTTCCTTCGGCGTGATCTGATGCTGCCTGTAGCTGTATCCGTTGTGCTAGGCAGCCTGTTAGCTCCTTACCCATCGTTATTCATGATTGGTGGTGAGTTAATCGTATTTTATCTCCTGTATCGCGGGCTACGCACCTTCGATCGTCTGGAATTATCCTATGCCCCGCTTATGGTCTTCTTGTCTGTGTTTATGGTCAATTTATTTAACGCCGTGATGGCTCCGGCTTTTACATGGTATGAGCTTGTCATTGTGGGAACGGATGCGGTACTCAGTTTTATGCTTACATTGGTGTTCACCCAGGCCATACCGCTGTTTACGTACCGCAAGAAGGCAAGCCAGCTCAAAAATGAAGAAATTTTGTGTCTTATTATTCTATTAGCCTCTGTGATGACGGGAGCAGTAGGATGGACCGTTCATTCACTGTCTGTCGATCATGTACTTTCACGATACTTGGTCTTGGTGTTTGCTTTGGTGGGAGGTGCTTCCCTGGGTGCTTCGGTCGGTGTGATTACCGGTTTAATTTTGAGCCTGGCCAATATGTCTGCAATTGTGCAGATGAGTCTACTTGCTTTTGCAGGTTTGCTGGCAGGGATGCTGCGTGAAGGGAGAAAAGGTGCAGTAGCCCTTGGTATGCTGCTAGGCTCTTCCATTTTGACGATCTATCTGGATGGGACTGGAGACGTGCTGACATCAACCTGGGAGAGCTGCGCGGCAATCCTATTATTTTTAATGACTCCAAAAAGTTTCTTTAAAGCGGTTTCTACCTATGTCCCTGGTACGCAGGATCACGCCAAGTCACAGCATGAATATGCCAAAAGGGTTCGTGATCTCACCGCCGAGCGGGTGACGAAATTTTCCCGTGTATTCAGCCAGCTGTCCCGCAGTTTCCATCAGATATCTGCGAGTGAGGGAGCAAAATCGGACGGAGAAATCGAACACTTTATGAATGCGGTGGCGGAAGGAACATGTGCCTCTTGCTTTAAGTGCGAGCAGTGTTGGGACGGCAAGTTTATGCAAACCCATCAGTATATGACGGAAATGATGAGTGCCATTGAGGACAATCCTGATTTAGAGCCAGAGCAGATGCCGCCGCAATGGAGCAAGGCATGTGCCAAAACGGGCGCTGTCCTGCAGGTAATGAAACAGCAGTATAGTCTCTACCAGCATAATATGCAGTGGAAGCGCCAAGTATACGATAGTCGTCAGCTTGTTGCTGACCAGCTATCCGGTGTATCGCAAATTATGGAGGATTTAGCGCGGGAAATTCAGCGGGAAGGGCAGACCATGCATCGGCAGGAAGAGCAAATCCGAGAGGCTCTTGATAGACTGGGCTTGTCCATCCAATCCATCGAAATTATTAGCCTGGATGCAGGCCAGGTTGAAATTGAGATTGTCCACGCCTATACAAGGGGATTTGATGAATGTCGGAAAATTATTGCTCCACTGCTGTCGGACATACTAGACGAGCATATAGCTGTCATGCGCGAAACGGCGGCAGATCGCCGCCAAGGCTTGGCTACAGTCATGTTCGGCTCTGCTAAAACATATGAGATTGCTACAGGAGTAGCTAGTGCCGCCAAAGGAGGCGATTTCTTCTCAGGAGACAGCTACAGCATGATGGAGCTAGGGAATGGGACTTTCGCAGTCTCTTTAAGCGATGGTATGGGGAACGGAGAGCGTGCGCAGCAAGAGAGCAGTGCAGCACTTAACATTTTGGAAGAACTACTGCAATCGGGTATGGACGAAAAATTGGCGATCAAGTCGGTTAACTCTGTCCTGATGCTGCGATCACCTGAGGAAATGTATGCTACGGTGGATATGGCGCTGATTGATCAGTATACGGCCCGGACAACCTTTATGAAGATTGGATCTACACCGAGCTTTATTAAAAGAGGGGAGGAGGTCATTCCCGTATCTGCCAGCAATTTACCGATTGGCATTATACAGGATATCGAAGTTGATTTGGTTTCGCTGCAACTCCAGCCGGGGGATATTCTCATTATGATTACAGACGGTATATACGATTCACCGGGTTATGCAGTCAATAAAGAGATATGGATGAAACGCATGATTCAGGAAATTGAAAGTGAAGATCCACAGCAATTGGCTGACTGTTTGCTAGAACGGGTTATTCGATACCAACAAAATCAAATCTATGATGATATGACTGTAGTTGTTAGTAAAATAGACCACTTTCACCCAGAGTGGGCAACTCTCCATGTACCCGGCATGAGGTGGTTAGAACGTCCACGGACGGTGAGCTAG
- a CDS encoding vWA domain-containing protein, whose product MKQILIITDGCSNVGVSPVMAAAQALREGITVNVAGVIDYGTIGELGSAEIQEIAKAGGGFSQIVGTKQLAQTMQMMTRKTVVQTIQQAVNRELTHILGEGGARHIGELPPAKRAQVVEVMDELTETSPLEIALLIDASASMKPKLPAVEDSIRDLLLSLQSRSGLSRISVFHFPGGRMGEDAVMDIGWTSELDQIKSIFGRLRMKGATPTGPAILQVIDYYRYVTLGEQKDLEESYSKGEGMLGDYVV is encoded by the coding sequence ATGAAGCAAATTTTGATCATTACAGATGGATGCTCTAACGTAGGTGTTAGCCCAGTTATGGCGGCTGCCCAAGCTTTACGGGAGGGAATTACAGTGAACGTCGCTGGAGTCATAGACTACGGAACCATCGGCGAGCTTGGGAGCGCAGAGATTCAGGAAATTGCTAAAGCAGGGGGAGGGTTTAGCCAAATCGTCGGTACGAAGCAGTTAGCGCAAACCATGCAGATGATGACGCGCAAAACAGTGGTTCAAACGATTCAGCAGGCGGTTAATAGAGAGTTAACGCACATTTTGGGTGAGGGCGGTGCCCGGCATATCGGTGAACTGCCTCCGGCCAAACGAGCCCAGGTAGTTGAGGTAATGGATGAATTGACAGAAACAAGCCCTCTGGAAATTGCTTTACTCATTGATGCAAGTGCAAGCATGAAGCCCAAGCTACCTGCTGTAGAGGACAGTATCCGCGATTTGCTGCTCAGCTTACAGTCCAGAAGCGGACTCAGCCGTATATCTGTATTTCATTTCCCGGGCGGACGAATGGGAGAAGACGCAGTCATGGATATCGGGTGGACCTCTGAGCTTGACCAGATCAAATCGATATTCGGACGCTTGCGGATGAAAGGAGCGACACCGACAGGACCGGCCATTTTACAAGTGATTGATTATTACCGATATGTTACACTAGGGGAACAGAAAGATCTGGAAGAATCCTATAGCAAAGGAGAAGGGATGCTCGGTGACTACGTCGTCTGA
- a CDS encoding protein kinase domain-containing protein yields the protein MTTSSDPVLAPGTVIKGKWKRSSYVIQRLLGRGANGTVYLVKEAQADRQFALKMGKNTLDLQSEINVLTTLQSQGTQAALQRNGNPSFLFEVDDVVLRSGEIPFYVMRYVKGDPLHKFVAAKGSEWYGVAGTGILNRLADLHQAGWVFGDLKPQNILVNAYGEAELIDYGGVSLAGRSVKQFTEWYDRGFWNAGSRNADPQYDLFAFALLTIHILESESLKAAASRLPQLRNTAELTVIIRRSRILRPYAEWLLGAVRGEYSDTRAAARAWSRLASAHVRQSSVKRGNPRWLGYAFTVSLLLLAGALWIALR from the coding sequence GTGACTACGTCGTCTGATCCCGTTCTTGCACCCGGAACGGTCATCAAGGGCAAGTGGAAGCGGAGTAGCTATGTCATCCAGCGCTTGCTGGGCCGGGGAGCGAACGGAACTGTATATTTGGTAAAAGAAGCACAGGCCGATCGGCAATTTGCTCTCAAAATGGGAAAGAACACGCTTGATCTGCAATCGGAGATTAATGTGCTGACCACATTACAGTCTCAAGGGACTCAGGCTGCCCTCCAGCGTAATGGAAATCCTTCCTTCTTGTTTGAGGTGGATGATGTAGTGTTACGTAGTGGGGAGATCCCCTTTTATGTTATGCGATACGTCAAAGGAGATCCGCTTCATAAATTTGTGGCAGCCAAAGGGTCTGAGTGGTATGGTGTGGCTGGAACCGGCATACTGAATCGTTTGGCCGATCTCCATCAGGCAGGATGGGTGTTTGGCGACCTGAAGCCTCAAAATATATTGGTCAATGCCTATGGAGAGGCTGAGTTGATTGATTATGGCGGGGTGTCCCTTGCAGGTCGGAGTGTTAAACAATTTACAGAATGGTACGACAGGGGATTCTGGAATGCTGGTAGCCGAAATGCTGATCCCCAGTATGACCTGTTTGCCTTTGCTCTTCTAACGATTCATATATTAGAGAGCGAATCGTTAAAGGCAGCTGCGAGCAGGCTACCACAGCTACGTAATACGGCAGAATTGACAGTCATTATTCGTCGCAGCCGTATATTGCGCCCCTACGCCGAATGGCTGCTGGGTGCAGTGCGTGGAGAATATTCCGATACTCGTGCAGCGGCCCGAGCTTGGTCGCGTCTGGCTTCCGCACATGTCAGGCAATCATCTGTCAAAAGGGGAAATCCACGCTGGCTGGGATATGCTTTTACGGTATCGCTTTTGCTGCTTGCCGGAGCGCTCTGGATTGCGTTAAGGTAG
- the tilS gene encoding tRNA lysidine(34) synthetase TilS: MGTTKPTGVVQEVLALAREHSLWSPGDRIVVAVSGGPDSVALLHILHEISVIHMPLQLVCAHVHHGFRPEESDAEAEEVHNIARKLKLPFEMIRVDAPAYMKESGKGPQEAARELRYSFLHDTATKWKAQHIAMAHHGDDQAETVLLHLLRGSGPAGLAGMRLARNEKNVQLIRPLLRMYKADLIEYCNFHGFSYVTDSTNLSSKYRRNAIRMDVLPFLGQYNEQLTPSLNRLAETMADENDFMEAATLSAYEKMVHFNNGRYMFSIASYRKLSVALQRRLIKLILNYLPSGSENFDFRKIETVRLRLLQETSSTWSLDLGGGAVGVREYDQAVLFDRTQVVMGEWSYGLSVLPISGELELPEAGGILRWRRASYWDGHHPANEEEAWFDADELTLPLTVRSRLPGDTMYVMGLNGRKKVKDIFIDEKIPPLMRSVIPIVCDHSGVVLWIPGVRRSVHAAVQKHTSSVIYMSWQRRESPGHQ, from the coding sequence ATGGGAACAACAAAACCGACCGGTGTTGTACAGGAAGTACTCGCTTTGGCGCGAGAACATTCACTGTGGAGCCCCGGAGACCGCATTGTGGTTGCTGTATCCGGTGGACCGGATTCGGTGGCCCTTTTGCACATTTTACATGAAATATCCGTTATACATATGCCATTACAACTCGTCTGCGCTCATGTTCATCATGGCTTCAGGCCAGAGGAATCGGATGCGGAGGCTGAAGAGGTACACAATATTGCCCGAAAGCTCAAGCTTCCATTTGAAATGATTCGGGTGGATGCACCCGCTTATATGAAGGAGAGCGGTAAGGGTCCACAGGAAGCCGCCCGTGAGCTACGGTACAGCTTTTTACATGATACGGCTACGAAGTGGAAGGCACAACATATTGCTATGGCTCACCATGGCGATGATCAAGCGGAAACAGTTCTCTTGCACTTGCTGCGCGGTAGCGGACCGGCGGGTTTGGCGGGTATGCGTTTAGCACGAAATGAAAAAAATGTGCAACTCATTCGCCCGCTACTTCGTATGTACAAGGCTGACTTGATTGAGTACTGCAACTTTCATGGTTTTTCCTATGTGACAGACAGCACTAATTTATCGTCTAAATACCGTCGTAATGCTATCCGCATGGATGTGCTCCCTTTTTTGGGGCAATATAATGAGCAACTGACACCATCCCTGAATCGGCTGGCCGAAACGATGGCTGACGAAAATGATTTTATGGAGGCAGCTACACTGTCAGCATATGAGAAAATGGTGCACTTCAATAATGGCAGGTACATGTTTTCCATCGCTTCATATCGTAAGCTATCCGTTGCTTTACAACGGAGGTTGATTAAACTAATATTAAATTATCTGCCTTCGGGCAGTGAAAATTTTGATTTTCGTAAAATTGAGACCGTTCGACTAAGACTTCTCCAAGAGACATCTTCTACGTGGAGCTTGGACTTGGGCGGCGGTGCGGTTGGAGTCCGCGAATATGACCAGGCGGTTTTGTTTGACCGTACGCAAGTCGTTATGGGTGAATGGAGCTATGGACTGAGCGTATTGCCTATTTCCGGTGAGCTGGAGTTGCCTGAAGCGGGTGGTATACTTCGGTGGCGAAGAGCTTCCTATTGGGATGGACACCATCCGGCGAATGAGGAAGAAGCATGGTTCGACGCAGACGAATTGACTTTGCCGTTGACTGTACGTTCGCGATTACCTGGAGATACCATGTATGTAATGGGATTAAACGGAAGAAAAAAGGTTAAAGATATTTTTATTGATGAAAAAATACCTCCTTTAATGCGTTCCGTTATTCCGATCGTCTGCGACCACTCTGGAGTTGTTCTCTGGATTCCGGGCGTACGACGTTCTGTACATGCTGCGGTGCAAAAGCACACGTCTTCGGTTATATATATGTCATGGCAAAGACGAGAGAGTCCGGGGCACCAGTAA
- the hpt gene encoding hypoxanthine phosphoribosyltransferase, translating to MQNDIQEVLISEEEIQSKIKELGAQLSVKYEGKNPLVICVLKGAFIFMADLVKSITVPLELDFMAVSSYGVSTKSSGVVKIIKDLDASVEGRDVLIVEDIIDSGLTLTHLIELLKNRNANSVCVVTLFDKPARRTVNLEADYTGFTLPDAFVVGYGLDYAEHYRNLPYIGILKPEIYTS from the coding sequence TTGCAAAATGATATTCAGGAAGTATTGATCAGTGAAGAAGAGATTCAGAGTAAAATCAAGGAATTGGGCGCACAGCTTAGCGTGAAATATGAAGGAAAAAATCCATTGGTGATTTGCGTGCTGAAGGGTGCGTTTATCTTTATGGCGGATTTGGTTAAATCCATTACAGTGCCGTTGGAACTTGATTTCATGGCTGTATCTAGTTATGGAGTATCCACCAAATCATCAGGCGTTGTTAAAATCATCAAAGATTTGGACGCTTCAGTGGAAGGACGCGATGTTCTGATTGTCGAAGATATTATCGACAGTGGTCTGACGCTGACACATTTGATTGAATTGCTTAAGAATCGTAATGCCAATTCGGTATGTGTCGTAACTTTGTTCGACAAGCCTGCACGCCGGACCGTTAATCTTGAAGCTGATTACACCGGATTTACACTTCCGGATGCGTTTGTTGTCGGCTATGGTCTGGACTATGCCGAGCATTACCGGAACCTCCCATACATAGGGATTTTGAAGCCGGAAATCTACACCAGCTAA